One genomic segment of Brassica napus cultivar Da-Ae chromosome A3, Da-Ae, whole genome shotgun sequence includes these proteins:
- the LOC106430137 gene encoding RING finger and transmembrane domain-containing protein 2 has translation METSSTNNDTFRGSPRRNSSILSASNLIQAPISTLLEYSGLFRPRPTSPTHEASETATLVSTGSDDSPNGGGGEVAIRIIGNAEQDDVESDITGAAQTTEGLGSSSAGTGEGASTGESVGGDAAAASRDSPYQRYDIQQAARWIEQILPFSLLLLVVFIRQHLQGFFVAIWIAAVMFKSNDIMKKQTALKGERQISALIGISVAFATHVVGVYWWFRKDDLLYPLIMFPPKSIPPFWHAIFIIVVNDTLVRQASMILKCFLLMYYKNSRGRNYRKQGQLLTLVEYLMLLYRSLLPTPVWYRFFLNKDYGSLFSSLMTGLYLTFKLTSVVEKVQSFFTALKSLSRKEVHYGSYATTEQVNAAGDLCAICQEKMHTPILLRCKHMFCEDCVSEWFERERTCPLCRALVKPADLKSFGDGSTSLFFQIF, from the exons atggAAACGTCAAGCACCAACAACGACACCTTCAGAGGCTCTCCACGAAGAAACTCATCAATCCTCTCAGCTTCCAACCTCATCCAAGCCCCTATATCAACCTTGTTAGAGTACTCAGGCCTTTTTCGACCAAGGCCCACGAGTCCTACTCACGAGGCCTCCGAAACAGCAACGCTGGTTAGTACTGGTAGTGATGATTCTCCcaacggaggaggaggagaggttGCCATTAGGATCATCGGGAACGCGGAGCAGGATGATGTTGAAAGTGATATCACTGGTGCCGCCCAGACTACTGAAGGTCTTGGTTCTTCTTCTGCGGGAACTGGAGAAGGGGCTTCTACAGGTGAATCTGTTGGTGGAGATGCTGCTGCTGCGAGCCGAGATTCGCCTTACCAAAGATATGATATTCAGCAGGCTGCAAGGTGGATCGAGCAGATTCTTCCCTTTTCTTTGCTTCTCTTGGTCGTCTTCATTCGCCAGCATCTGCAGG GTTTCTTTGTTGCAATTTGGATTGCTGCTGTCATGTTCAAGTCTAATGATATTATGAAGAAGCAAACCGCATTaaag GGTGAGAGGCAGATATCGGCTTTAATCGGGATCTCTGTAGCGTTTGCTACCCATGTGGTTGGTGTTTATTGGTGGTTTCGCAAGGATGATCTATTGTATCCCTTAATCATGTTCCCTCCCAAGTCCATTCCTCCTTTCTGGCATGCCATTTTCATCATTGTGGTCAATG ATACACTTGTACGGCAGGCCTCAATGATACTCAAGTGTTTTCTCTTGATGTACTACAAGAACAGTAGGGGTCGAAATTATCGTAAACAG gGTCAATTGCTAACTTTGGTTGAATATTTGATGCTTCTGTACCGCTCATTGCTGCCTACCCCTGTATGGTACCGTTTCTTCTTGAACAAGGATTATGGAAGCCTCTTCTCCTCTCTTATGACAGGACTCTATCTGACTTTCAAGCTCACTTCCGTAGTTGAGAAA GTTCAATCTTTCTTTACCGCATTAAAATCTTTGTCACGCAAAGAGGTGCATTATGGATCATATGCAACCACAGAGCAG GTGAATGCTGCAGGGGACCTGTGTGCCATCTGCCAGGAGAAGATGCACACACCAATTCTTCTTCGCTGCAAGCACATGTTTTGCGAAGATTGTGTTTCAGAGTG gtttgagagagagaggacttGTCCTCTGTGCAGAGCCTTGGTCAAGCCAGCAGATCTGAAATCGTTTGGTGATGGATCCACCAGCCTTTTCTTCCAGATATTCTGA
- the LOC106430116 gene encoding sister chromatid cohesion protein PDS5 homolog D, which translates to MVGAKKLSSSPAKTEPSTVSGKDKVSNGEELVGSRVKVWWPIDRKFYKGVVDSFNSRTKNHRVFYDDGEKEILDMNNERWELVGEDDDDDDEDNADEDKSDDEIADVIPAPTNRKSARTNGVMGDIGGKMVAAASRLRSCNKISEATNGKKKGASSSPSEAVSEKEAKPMASSTKSKRKRTDDEEVGDDEHASDDESKPLQILVDKLKGKKKKKEEKEAPKEEAEEGDTKEEEEEGEGPEEAVEEGEPKEEGEEEEGGPKEEEEEEEEEEEEEEA; encoded by the exons ATGGTTGGTGCTAAGAAGCTCTCATCATCACCCGCCAAGACTGAACCTTCAACTGTCTCTGGGAAGGATAAG GTGAGCAATGGTGAAGAGTTGGTGGGTTCAAGGGTTAAGGTTTGGTGGCCGATAGATCGCAA ATTCTACAAAGGAGTGGTTGATTCGTTTAACTCTCGCACTAAGAATCATCGG GTTTTTTATGATGATGGTGAGAAAGAGATCTTGGATATGAACAACGAGAGGTGGGAGTTAGttggagaagatgatgatgatgatgatgaggataaTGCTGATGAG GACAAGTCTGACGATGAGATCGCTGATGTTATCCCAGCACC GACTAACAGGAAGTCTGCTAGGACAAATGGTGTCATGGGGGATATTGGTGGGAAGATGGTAGCAGCGGCATCGCGTCTGAGGTCATGCAACAAGATTTCTGAAGCAACCAACGGGAAGAAGAAAGGGgcttcttcatctccatcagaGGCTGTCTCTGAAAAGGAGGCAAAACCTATGGCTTCCTCTACGAAGAGCAAGAGGAAGAGGACTGATGATGAAGAGGTGGGTGATGATGAGCATGCATCTGACGATGAATCCAAGCCTCTGCAGATTTTGGTTGATAAGTTGAAgggcaagaagaagaagaaggaggagaagGAAGCTCCCAAGGAAGAAGCCGAAGAGGGTGATaccaaggaagaagaggaagagggtgaAGGACCAGAGGAAGCAGTGGAAGAGGGTGAACCCAAGGAAGAaggggaagaggaagagggtggacccaaggaagaagaggaagaggaagaggaagaggaagaggaggaagaggctTAG
- the LOC111210608 gene encoding probable CCR4-associated factor 1 homolog 10 — protein MAETLKEDSITIREVWNDNLLEEFALIREIVDKFTYVAMDTEFPGVVLKPVETFKHNNDLNYRTLKENVDLLKLIQVGLTFSDEDGNLPTCGADDKFCVWQFNFREFNIGEDIYASESIELLRQCGIDFKKNLERGIDVARFGELMMSSGIVLNDSISWVTFHGGYDFGYLVKLLTCKELPIKQADFFKLLYVYFPTVYDIKHLMTFCNGLFGGLNRLAELMGVERVGVCHQAGSDSLLTLGSFRKLKERYFPGSTERYSGVLYGLGVEDGGGTNVAN, from the coding sequence ATGGCGGAGACTCTCAAAGAAGACTCAATCACGATTCGGGAGGTCTGGAACGACAACCTCCTCGAGGAGTTCGCGTTAATCCGTGAGATCGTCGACAAATTCACCTACGTGGCGATGGACACCGAGTTCCCCGGCGTGGTCCTCAAGCCCGTCGAGACCTTCAAGCACAACAACGACCTCAACTACCGCACCCTCAAGGAGAACGTCGACCTCCTCAAGCTCATCCAAGTCGGCCTCACCTTCTCCGACGAGGACGGCAACCTCCCCACCTGCGGCGCCGACGACAAGTTCTGCGTCTGGCAGTTCAACTTCCGCGAGTTCAACATCGGCGAAGACATCTACGCGAGCGAGTCCATCGAGCTTCTCCGCCAGTGCGGGATCGATTTCAAGAAGAACCTCGAGAGAGGGATCGACGTGGCTCGCTTCGGGGAGCTCATGATGTCCTCCGGGATCGTGCTCAACGATTCCATCTCGTGGGTTACTTTCCATGGAGGTTATGATTTTGGTTATTTGGTGAAGCTGCTGACGTGTAAGGAGCTGCCGATCAAGCAGGCGGATTTCTTCAAGCTCTTGTATGTCTACTTCCCCACGGTGTACGATATCAAGCACTTGATGACGTTCTGCAACGGGCTGTTTGGTGGGTTGAACAGGCTCGCGGAGCTTATGGGGGTGGAGAGAGTTGGGGTTTGTCATCAGGCCGGGTCGGATAGCTTGCTTACGTTGGGGTCGTTTAGGAAGCTTAAGGAGCGGTATTTCCCTGGTTCGACTGAGAGATACTCTGGTGTGCTGTATGGTCTAGGTGTGGAAGATGGTGGTGGTACTAATGTTGCTAATTAA
- the LOC106430096 gene encoding histone H3.3, whose translation MARTKQTARKSTGGKAPRKQLATKAARKSAPTTGGVKKPHRYRPGTVALREIRKYQKSTELLIRKLPFQRLVREIAQDFKTDLRFQSHAVLALQEAAEAYLVGLFEDTNLCAIHAKRVTIMPKDIQLARRIRGERA comes from the exons ATGGCTCGTACGAAGCAAACCGCAAGAAAATCCACCGGAGGAAAAGCTCCCAGGAAGCAGCTCGCCACCAAG GCGGCGAGGAAGTCTGCACCGACCACCGGAGGAGTGAAGAAGCCTCACCGTTACCGTCCCGGAACCGTGGCTCTTCGTGAGATTAGAAAGTACCAGAAGAGTACGGAGTTGCTGATCCGTAAACTCCCCTTCCAGCGTCTTGTTCGCGAGATTGCTCAGGACTTTAAGACGGATCTGAGGTTTCAGAGCCACGCTGTTTTAGCTCTTCAGGAGGCGGCGGAGGCTTATCTTGTGGGTCTGTTCGAGGACACCAATCTCTGTGCTATTCACGCTAAGAGGGTTACCATAATGCCCAAGGATATTCAATTGGCCAGAAGGATTCGTGGAGAACGTGCTTAA
- the LOC106430081 gene encoding homeobox protein knotted-1-like 4 isoform X1, giving the protein MAFHHNHFNHFTDQQHQPPLPPPPQQQEHHFHESTPPNWLLRSDNNFLNLHTPASAAATSSDSPSSAAANQWLSRSSSFLQRGGGGANNNNVGSGDAMENVAGGEESMIGENARHKAEILSHPLYEQLLSAHVACLRIATPVDQLPRIDAQLAQSQNVVAKYSTLDAASQGLISGDDKELDHFMSHYVLLLCSFKEQLQQHVRVHAMEAVMACWEIEQSLQSFTGVSPGEGTGATMSEDEDEQVESDAHLFDGSLDGLGFGPLVPTESERSLMERVRQELKHELKQGYKEKIVDIREEILRKRRAGKLPGDTTSVLKAWWQSHSKWPYPTEEDKARLVQETGLQLKQINNWFINQRKRNWHSNPSSSTASKNKRRSNAGENSGRER; this is encoded by the exons atGGCGTTTCATCACAATCATTTCAATCACTTCACCGACCAACAACACCAGCCTCCTCTTCCTCCGCCGCCACAGCAGCAGGAACACCATTTCCACGAATCCACACCGCCTAACTGGCTCCTCCGCTCCGACAACAACTTTCTAAACCTCCACACTCCCGCCTCCGCCGCCGCAACAAGCTCTGATTCTCCTTCATCCGCCGCCGCTAACCAGTGGCTCTCTCGATCCTCCTCCTTCCTCCAacgcggcggcggcggcgccaACAACAATAACGTCGGTTCTGGTGACGCCATGGAAAACGTCGCCGGCGGAGAGGAGTCGATGATCGGCGAGAATGCGAGACACAAGGCGGAGATACTCTCTCATCCACTATACGAGCAGCTGTTGTCGGCACACGTGGCGTGCCTGAGGATCGCAACGCCGGTGGATCAGCTTCCGAGGATCGACGCACAGCTCGCTCAGTCGCAGAACGTCGTGGCTAAGTACTCAACGTTAGACGCTGCTTCTCAAGGACTCATCTCCGGTGATGATAAGGAGCTTGACCACTTCATG TCGCATTATGTACTATTGCTGTGCTCTTTTAAAGaacaactacaacaacatgTTCGTGTCCATGCAATGGAAGCTGTTATGGCTTGTTGGGAGATTGAGCAGTCTCTTCAAAGCTTCACTG GAGTGTCTCCTGGTGAAGGCACAGGAGCAACAATGTCCGAAGACGAAGATGAGCAAGTAGAAAGTGATGCTCATTTGTTTGATGGAAGCTTAGATGGGTTGGGGTTTGGTCCTCTTGTCCCCACTGAGAGTGAGAGATCCTTGATGGAACGAGTTAGACAAGAACTCAAACATGAACTCAAGCAG GGCTATAAGGAGAAAATTGTAGACATAAGAGAGGAGATATTGAGAAAGAGAAGAGCTGGGAAATTACCAGGAGACACCACCTCGGTTCTCAAAGCTTGGTGGCAGTCTCATTCTAAATGGCCTTACCCTACT GAGGAAGATAAGGCGAGGTTGGTGCAGGAGACGGGTTTGCAGCTCAAACAGATAAACAATTGGTTCATCAATCAAAGAAAGAGGAATTGGCATAGCAATCCATCTTCTTCCACCGCCTCAAAGAACAAACGCAGAAG TAATGCAGGTGAAAATAGCGGAAGAGAGCGTTGA
- the LOC106430081 gene encoding homeobox protein knotted-1-like 4 isoform X2, translated as MAFHHNHFNHFTDQQHQPPLPPPPQQQEHHFHESTPPNWLLRSDNNFLNLHTPASAAATSSDSPSSAAANQWLSRSSSFLQRGGGGANNNNVGSGDAMENVAGGEESMIGENARHKAEILSHPLYEQLLSAHVACLRIATPVDQLPRIDAQLAQSQNVVAKYSTLDAASQGLISGDDKELDHFMSHYVLLLCSFKEQLQQHVRVHAMEAVMACWEIEQSLQSFTGVSPGEGTGATMSEDEDEQVESDAHLFDGSLDGLGFGPLVPTESERSLMERVRQELKHELKQGYKEKIVDIREEILRKRRAGKLPGDTTSVLKAWWQSHSKWPYPTEEDKARLVQETGLQLKQINNWFINQRKRNWHSNPSSSTASKNKRRR; from the exons atGGCGTTTCATCACAATCATTTCAATCACTTCACCGACCAACAACACCAGCCTCCTCTTCCTCCGCCGCCACAGCAGCAGGAACACCATTTCCACGAATCCACACCGCCTAACTGGCTCCTCCGCTCCGACAACAACTTTCTAAACCTCCACACTCCCGCCTCCGCCGCCGCAACAAGCTCTGATTCTCCTTCATCCGCCGCCGCTAACCAGTGGCTCTCTCGATCCTCCTCCTTCCTCCAacgcggcggcggcggcgccaACAACAATAACGTCGGTTCTGGTGACGCCATGGAAAACGTCGCCGGCGGAGAGGAGTCGATGATCGGCGAGAATGCGAGACACAAGGCGGAGATACTCTCTCATCCACTATACGAGCAGCTGTTGTCGGCACACGTGGCGTGCCTGAGGATCGCAACGCCGGTGGATCAGCTTCCGAGGATCGACGCACAGCTCGCTCAGTCGCAGAACGTCGTGGCTAAGTACTCAACGTTAGACGCTGCTTCTCAAGGACTCATCTCCGGTGATGATAAGGAGCTTGACCACTTCATG TCGCATTATGTACTATTGCTGTGCTCTTTTAAAGaacaactacaacaacatgTTCGTGTCCATGCAATGGAAGCTGTTATGGCTTGTTGGGAGATTGAGCAGTCTCTTCAAAGCTTCACTG GAGTGTCTCCTGGTGAAGGCACAGGAGCAACAATGTCCGAAGACGAAGATGAGCAAGTAGAAAGTGATGCTCATTTGTTTGATGGAAGCTTAGATGGGTTGGGGTTTGGTCCTCTTGTCCCCACTGAGAGTGAGAGATCCTTGATGGAACGAGTTAGACAAGAACTCAAACATGAACTCAAGCAG GGCTATAAGGAGAAAATTGTAGACATAAGAGAGGAGATATTGAGAAAGAGAAGAGCTGGGAAATTACCAGGAGACACCACCTCGGTTCTCAAAGCTTGGTGGCAGTCTCATTCTAAATGGCCTTACCCTACT GAGGAAGATAAGGCGAGGTTGGTGCAGGAGACGGGTTTGCAGCTCAAACAGATAAACAATTGGTTCATCAATCAAAGAAAGAGGAATTGGCATAGCAATCCATCTTCTTCCACCGCCTCAAAGAACAAACGCAGAAG GTGA